The following are from one region of the Georgenia sp. M64 genome:
- a CDS encoding AzlD domain-containing protein, whose amino-acid sequence MTPERILLTLLVIFAVTYALRLAPFLLLRRMGGSRAVGYLGRTMPLGVMAVLVVYTLSEVDLTAAPHGLPELVAVAVTAGLHLWRRNALLSIVAGTGVYVGLVALV is encoded by the coding sequence ATGACACCTGAGCGAATCCTCCTGACCCTCCTGGTGATCTTCGCGGTCACCTACGCCCTCCGGCTGGCACCGTTCCTGCTCCTGCGGCGCATGGGCGGCTCGCGCGCCGTCGGCTACCTCGGTCGCACCATGCCGCTGGGGGTGATGGCGGTCCTCGTCGTCTACACGCTGTCCGAGGTGGACCTCACCGCCGCCCCGCACGGGCTGCCCGAGCTCGTGGCCGTGGCCGTGACGGCCGGCCTTCACCTGTGGCGCCGCAACGCCCTGCTGAGCATCGTCGCCGGGACAGGTGTCTACGTCGGGCTCGTCGCCCTCGTGTGA